GTCCTGCCGCGCCGGGTGAGACGCGGCCGGGAGTGGGCGTGTACACAATGTTGAAGAGGGAGGCCAGCCGGTCCTGGATCCGGGCCGCTTCGGCGTGGTCGCCGCTGCGCGCGGCGTTGTACAGCGCCGCATAGCCGGCCGGGTCCACGTTGCCGAGCCCCGGAACCACGCCGTGGGCGCCGCCCAGCAGCGCACCGTCCACCACTACCTCGTGTCCGGTGAAGACGGCGAAGTCCGGCAGATCCCGGGTGGCCAGCAGAAGCTGCCGGAACCCGACGTCGTCGCCCGAGGAATCCTTGACACCCGCGAGGACGCCGTCCCGGGCGAGCCGTACCAGCAGGTCCAGCGGCAGCTTGAAGTGGGTCCGGACGGGCACGTCATAGGCAAACAGGGGAACGTCGAAGGCGGCGTGCAGGGCGCGGAAGTGGATCTCCGTTTCCGCGGCATCCGAAATGGCGTAGAACTGCGAGGTTGCCACGATTGCGTCCGCCCCGAGGCCGATGAGCCGGCGTCCCTCCTCGATCACGCGGGGAGTGGTCTGCTCGGCCGCACCGGCGAGGATGGGCACTTCACCGGCGTTGACGCCGGCAATGGTCCGCACCACCAGGTCGCGTTCGTCATTGGTCAGGTAGGGCACCTCGGCGGAGGAGCCCAGGACGAACAGTCCGGAGACGCCGCCGTCGAGCAGGTGTTTGGTGAGCTTTTCCAGCGACGCGGTATCGACGGCGCCGTCCGCGGTGCGGGGCGTGACCACCGGGGGGATGACTCCGTGGAAGCGGGACTGTGTTGCGTGTGACAAGTAGTTCTCCAGTGCTTGGTTCTAGATGTGCAAAAGGCTGGGCGCTGCTCCGAGCAGGCTCTTGGTGTAGTCGTTGGCCGGGGAATCAAAGACGTCCCGGGCGGGACCTTCCTCGACGATCCGGCCGAAATACATCACGCAGATGCGGTCGGAAACGTACCGGACGGTCTGGATGTCATGGGAGATGAAGACCATGCCGAGGTTCAGTTCCCGTTTCAGGTCCGAAAGCAGGTTCAGCACCTGGGCACGGACCGAAACGTCCAGGGCCGACGTCGGCTCGTCGGCCACGATGACCGACGGGTCCAGGCACAGCGCCCGGGCGATGGCGACGCGCTGGCGCTGGCCGCCCGAGACCTGGTGCGGAGTGACCGCGGCGGCGGACTGCGGCAGGCCCACCAGGGAAAGCAGGTCCTTCACCTTGGCGTCCCGGCTCTGCTGGGTGCCGATCCCGTGGACCTGCAGCGGGTCGGTGAGGATGTCATGGATGGTCATCCGCGGATTCAGGGCAGTGGCCGGGTCCTGGAACACCACGCCGACGTCGCGGCCGAAGGTCTTCTTGGACGAGGAGGCCTTGGTGCTGACCTTTTTCCCGTGGAACAGGACCTCTCCCGCCGTCGGCTCCTGCAGCCCCACCAGCACGGAGGCCAGGGTGGACTTGCCGCAGCCCGATTCCCCCACAATGCCCACGGTCTCGCCGCGGCGGACGGTGAAGTCGACGCCGTCCACCGCCTTGACGATGTTCGGGCGGAACAGGGAGCCCGAGCGGGCCCGGTGGTAGACCTTGATGTCCTTTAGCTCCAGGACCGGTGCGGTGCTGTTTTCTGCGTTGTTGCTCATGCCTGCTGCCTTGCTGTTGTGCCGGTGTCCACCAAGGCCGCGGGTTTTTCGTGGCTGGCCCAGTAGTGGTTGGTTTCGCCGATGCGGACAAATTCCAGGACCTGCTCCGGATCTGCGTCCGGACGCAGGGAGCGTTCGGCGAAGCGGTCGCCGCGGGCGAAATCTCCGGGGGAGGGGACGGTGCCCTGGATCTGGTGCAGGCGTTCGGCGCCGGCTTCGATGGACAGCACCGCGCCGAGGAGGCCGCGGGTGTATTCGTGGCGGGGATCGCGCAGCAGGTCCGGGACGTTGCCGGATTCCACTACCTGCCCGGCGTACATCACGGTGACCCGGTGGGCCAGGGAGGCAACCAGGGCCAGGTCGTGGCTGACGAACACCATGGCGAAGCCGAGCTGCTCGCGCAGTCCGTTGAGCAGATCGACTACCTGCTTCTGCACGGTCACGTCCAGCGCCGTGGTGGGTTCGTCCGCCACCACGATCTTCGGCGACCGGGACAGGGCCATGGCGATCAGCACGCGCTGCCGCTGCCCGCCGGAGAGCTCGTGCGGGTAGCTCTTCAGGGTGCGGTCCGGGTCCAGCTTCACCATTTCGAGCAGTTCGCGCGGGGTCTTGCGTCCGCCGCGCCTGGTGAGCTGCTGCAGCTGGTCCTTGATGAGCATCGAGGGGTTCAGGGAGCTGAGTGCGTCCTGGTAGACCATGGCAATCTGCTCGCCGCGCAGGCCCTTGTAAAGCCGGTCGCGTTCCTTGGGATCGTTGGTCAGCAGTTCCTCGCCGCGAAACCGGATGGATCCGGAGAGCCGGGCGGTGCGGGGGAGCAGCCCCATGATCGCCAGGGAGGTGATGGACTTTCCGCAGCCGGACTCGCCCACCAAACCCATGGTTTCGCCCTCGCGGACGGTGAAGCTGACCCTGTCCACAATGGCGGTGTCCCCGTAGCGCTCCGGGAAGCGGATGGACAGGTCCTTCACTTCCAGGATCACCGGGGCGTCGTCGGCCACGGCGGGGAGCCGGTCCGTGCGGGAGGCCTCGACGGCGGCCAGCATCTCCAGCTCCACGGCCAGGGCGGCCAGGGATCCGGGTTGGTTGACGTTCGTGCCGGTGACCGGTGCGGCTTCCAGCTCCCGGCCGCCGTCGGCCTGCGTCAGCGACGTCCCGGCGGCATCGAGTGCGGACGGCTGTGCTGCCGTGGCGACGGCCTCGACGGCGGCCGGTGCCCCCTTCCGGCGGTCCTTCCGGACGCCCGGGTTGACCATGGCGTCGGTGAGTCCTTCCGCCAGGATGTTCAGTGCCAGGACGGTGAGCAGGATGGTGATGCCGCCGAACGTCGTCGGCCACCAGGCGCCGCTGAAGACCACGTTGCGCCCGTCCGCCATGACGTTGCCCCAGGACGCGGCGGGCTGCTGCACGCCGGCGCCGAGGAAGGACAGAGAGGCTTCCAGGATGATGGCATCGGCCACCATCACGGTGGCGAACACCAGGATGGGCGCCGCGCAGTTGCGGGCAATGTGGCGCAGGAGGATGTAGGTGCGGCTGGCGCCGATCACCCGTTCGGCCCGTACATAGTCCTCGCCGTACTGGGCCAGGACATTGGCGCGGACCACCCGTGCCAGCTGCGGGGTGTAGACAATGGCGATGGCCAGGATGATCACCGGGACGGTGGAGCCGAAGAGGTTCAGCGAATGCTCGCGGAGGGCAAACAGCAGTGCGGCGGCCAGGGCGATGCCGGGGAAGGCCATCATGATGTCGAGGATGCGCATGACCGTCTCGCTGACGGCCTTGCGCGACGTCGCGGCAACCGCGCCGAGGATGGAACCGAGGACCAGGGCCACGGCCACGGCGCCGAGGCCGATGGCGATGGACACCCGGGCGCCGTAGAGCATCCGGGAGAACACGTCGTAGCTGGAACCGTCGGTGCCGAAGAGGTGCTCACCGTTGGGGGAAAGAACCGGAACGCTTGACTCGTTCTCGCCGTAGGGGGCCAGGAACGGGCCGAAAATTGCCACGAGGACAATGAACCCGAGGAATCCGAGGGCGAGTTTTGAACTGAGGTTCAGTGCGGTGAAGCGTGCTCCGCCGCTGCTGAGCCGTTCGGCCAGTGAATTGCGCATGGGTTACACCGTCCGGATTCGGGGGTTGATAAGCAGGTACAGCAGGTCAACCACGATGTTGACCAGGACGAAGGCGACGGCGATGGTGAGCACCGCGCCCTGCACGAGGTTGGTGTCCGACGTCGTCAGGCCCACCACAATCAGGTCACCCATGCCGTTGAGGCTGAAGATCTTTTCGATGACGACGGCGCCGCCGAGCAGGTAGCCCACCCGGAGTCCCAGCACCGTCACTGGAGTGACCAGGGCGTTGCGCAGGACGTTGCGGGCGACGACGGTGCGGTAGGGCACGCCGTTGCCGATGGCCGTACGGACGTAGTCCCGGTCGAGTTCCTCCACCATCGAGGTACGGACCACCCGGATGAGCGACGCCGAGACGGGGATGCCGAGCGCGAGGGCCGGCAGGGCCATGGAGTACAGCCAGCCGACGAAGCCGTACTGGTCCGCCCAGGCCAGCCCGCCGGTGGGGAAGATGGAGCCTTCGGGCAGGGCGAACCACTGGATCAGCAGGATCGCCAGCCAGAAGGAGGGGGTGGCGATTGCGGCGATGGAGAACACGCGGATGGCCTGGTCCGGCCAGCGGTCCCGGTAGAGCGCACCGAGGATACCGAGCGTGAGGGCGAGGACAACGGCCAGGAGGATGCCCAGGAAGGTCAGCTGCAGGGTCACCGGGAAGGCGGTGGCGATCTTGCTGGCCACCGACTCCTCCGGCGGGTTGGTCACGCCGAAATCGAGCCGGAGCACACCGCCCAGGTAGCGGAAGAACTGGACCACCAGCGGAGCGTTGAGTCCGCGTTCCTCCCGCCAGGCTTCCTTGGCGTCCTCGCTGGCGTTTTCACCCAGGACAGCCGTGGCGCGGTCCGCCGGAACCACCGACAGCACGATAAACACCATCACGGTGACGCCCAGCAGCATGATCGGCAGGACAGCCAG
This genomic stretch from Arthrobacter sp. zg-Y1110 harbors:
- a CDS encoding dihydrodipicolinate synthase family protein codes for the protein MSHATQSRFHGVIPPVVTPRTADGAVDTASLEKLTKHLLDGGVSGLFVLGSSAEVPYLTNDERDLVVRTIAGVNAGEVPILAGAAEQTTPRVIEEGRRLIGLGADAIVATSQFYAISDAAETEIHFRALHAAFDVPLFAYDVPVRTHFKLPLDLLVRLARDGVLAGVKDSSGDDVGFRQLLLATRDLPDFAVFTGHEVVVDGALLGGAHGVVPGLGNVDPAGYAALYNAARSGDHAEAARIQDRLASLFNIVYTPTPGRVSPGAAGLGAFKTALMLLGVIDTNAMSAPMVPLNEAETAAIRSILESNGLL
- a CDS encoding ATP-binding cassette domain-containing protein — protein: MSNNAENSTAPVLELKDIKVYHRARSGSLFRPNIVKAVDGVDFTVRRGETVGIVGESGCGKSTLASVLVGLQEPTAGEVLFHGKKVSTKASSSKKTFGRDVGVVFQDPATALNPRMTIHDILTDPLQVHGIGTQQSRDAKVKDLLSLVGLPQSAAAVTPHQVSGGQRQRVAIARALCLDPSVIVADEPTSALDVSVRAQVLNLLSDLKRELNLGMVFISHDIQTVRYVSDRICVMYFGRIVEEGPARDVFDSPANDYTKSLLGAAPSLLHI
- a CDS encoding dipeptide/oligopeptide/nickel ABC transporter permease/ATP-binding protein, producing the protein MRNSLAERLSSGGARFTALNLSSKLALGFLGFIVLVAIFGPFLAPYGENESSVPVLSPNGEHLFGTDGSSYDVFSRMLYGARVSIAIGLGAVAVALVLGSILGAVAATSRKAVSETVMRILDIMMAFPGIALAAALLFALREHSLNLFGSTVPVIILAIAIVYTPQLARVVRANVLAQYGEDYVRAERVIGASRTYILLRHIARNCAAPILVFATVMVADAIILEASLSFLGAGVQQPAASWGNVMADGRNVVFSGAWWPTTFGGITILLTVLALNILAEGLTDAMVNPGVRKDRRKGAPAAVEAVATAAQPSALDAAGTSLTQADGGRELEAAPVTGTNVNQPGSLAALAVELEMLAAVEASRTDRLPAVADDAPVILEVKDLSIRFPERYGDTAIVDRVSFTVREGETMGLVGESGCGKSITSLAIMGLLPRTARLSGSIRFRGEELLTNDPKERDRLYKGLRGEQIAMVYQDALSSLNPSMLIKDQLQQLTRRGGRKTPRELLEMVKLDPDRTLKSYPHELSGGQRQRVLIAMALSRSPKIVVADEPTTALDVTVQKQVVDLLNGLREQLGFAMVFVSHDLALVASLAHRVTVMYAGQVVESGNVPDLLRDPRHEYTRGLLGAVLSIEAGAERLHQIQGTVPSPGDFARGDRFAERSLRPDADPEQVLEFVRIGETNHYWASHEKPAALVDTGTTARQQA
- a CDS encoding ABC transporter permease; the protein is MLLGVTVMVFIVLSVVPADRATAVLGENASEDAKEAWREERGLNAPLVVQFFRYLGGVLRLDFGVTNPPEESVASKIATAFPVTLQLTFLGILLAVVLALTLGILGALYRDRWPDQAIRVFSIAAIATPSFWLAILLIQWFALPEGSIFPTGGLAWADQYGFVGWLYSMALPALALGIPVSASLIRVVRTSMVEELDRDYVRTAIGNGVPYRTVVARNVLRNALVTPVTVLGLRVGYLLGGAVVIEKIFSLNGMGDLIVVGLTTSDTNLVQGAVLTIAVAFVLVNIVVDLLYLLINPRIRTV